From Chloroflexi bacterium ADurb.Bin180, one genomic window encodes:
- the rnjA_1 gene encoding Ribonuclease J 1, with the protein MGKDKLKVISLGGLGQIGKNMLVMEYDDQLLIIDAGLMFPENEMLGIDIVIPDMSYVLERRDKVIAVIVTHGHEDHIGALPYLLSQIKVPVYASRLTHGLIEVKLRESRINDAERHIISPGDSLTLGPFRTEFFRVNHSIPDGVGLAIDTPVGLVVHSGDFKFDSTPVDGQPTDFAKLADLGRRGVLLLMSDSTNAETPGYTPSERSIAHIFEDVFAHAKGRVIVATFASNISRIQQVISTAEKYGRHVAVAGRSMSMNVRMAMDLGYLKAPDGCLLNIDDIQYLPQDRVAIVCTGSQGEPTSALVRMARNEYQPVSLLPGDSVIVSASPIPGNEELVNRTLNNLFRLGADVRYDELFDVHVSGHGSQEELKLLLNMVSPKFFLPIHGEFRHLVLHAQLAEAVGIPRQNIFVMESGQMLELDSSSAQIAGKVSDDYVLIDGLGVGDISEVVLEDRRLLSRNGFLVVALTTDRVTGRILAGPELISRGFVHLSESEDLLDRARSEVVKTVQGGGGRAVLTGRIKEALSRFVYSETKRRPLILPMVMEV; encoded by the coding sequence TTGGGAAAAGACAAACTCAAAGTCATCTCCCTCGGCGGCCTGGGTCAGATCGGCAAGAACATGCTGGTCATGGAGTACGATGACCAGCTCTTGATCATTGACGCAGGCTTGATGTTCCCCGAGAACGAGATGCTCGGGATTGACATCGTCATTCCCGATATGAGCTATGTCCTCGAGCGCAGGGACAAAGTCATCGCTGTTATCGTCACGCACGGTCATGAGGACCACATCGGCGCCCTGCCCTACTTGCTCTCGCAGATCAAGGTTCCGGTCTATGCCTCACGTCTCACCCACGGGCTGATTGAGGTCAAGCTTCGCGAGAGTCGCATCAACGACGCCGAAAGACACATCATCTCTCCCGGCGACAGTCTGACTCTGGGACCCTTCCGGACCGAGTTCTTCCGCGTCAACCATAGCATCCCTGACGGCGTCGGTCTGGCAATTGACACTCCGGTCGGTCTGGTTGTACACAGCGGCGATTTCAAGTTCGACTCGACGCCGGTCGACGGGCAGCCCACTGATTTTGCCAAGCTGGCTGACCTCGGCCGCAGGGGCGTTCTGCTCCTGATGTCTGACAGCACCAACGCCGAGACCCCCGGCTACACCCCTTCAGAGAGAAGCATCGCTCACATCTTTGAGGATGTCTTTGCCCATGCCAAGGGCCGGGTCATTGTGGCAACCTTTGCCTCGAACATCTCGCGCATCCAGCAGGTCATCAGCACCGCCGAAAAGTACGGACGTCATGTGGCTGTAGCCGGACGCAGTATGAGCATGAACGTGCGCATGGCAATGGACCTGGGCTACCTCAAAGCGCCAGACGGCTGCTTGCTCAACATCGATGACATTCAGTACCTGCCCCAGGACCGGGTGGCGATCGTATGCACTGGCAGCCAGGGCGAGCCCACTTCGGCCCTGGTGCGCATGGCACGCAATGAGTATCAGCCAGTGAGCCTTCTGCCGGGAGACAGCGTGATCGTCTCGGCATCGCCCATCCCGGGCAACGAGGAGCTGGTCAATCGCACACTCAACAATCTCTTCCGCCTTGGTGCTGATGTACGGTACGACGAACTCTTCGATGTCCATGTCTCGGGTCACGGCAGCCAGGAAGAGCTCAAGCTGCTGTTGAACATGGTCAGTCCCAAGTTCTTTTTGCCCATTCACGGCGAGTTTCGCCACCTCGTGCTGCACGCGCAGTTGGCCGAGGCAGTTGGCATTCCACGGCAGAATATCTTTGTCATGGAAAGCGGGCAGATGCTCGAACTGGACAGTTCGTCTGCCCAGATCGCCGGCAAGGTATCGGACGACTATGTTCTGATTGACGGGCTGGGTGTGGGGGACATTAGCGAAGTGGTCCTCGAGGATCGCCGCTTGCTCTCGCGCAACGGTTTCCTCGTGGTCGCTCTTACCACCGACCGGGTCACGGGACGTATCCTGGCCGGACCAGAGCTCATCTCGCGCGGCTTTGTGCACCTCAGCGAATCGGAAGACCTGCTGGACCGGGCACGTAGCGAGGTTGTCAAGACAGTGCAGGGTGGTGGTGGTCGCGCCGTGCTGACCGGTCGAATCAAAGAGGCCCTGAGTCGTTTTGTCTATAGCGAGACGAAGCGGCGGCCGTTGATCTTGCCCATGGTCATGGAAGTGTAA
- a CDS encoding Uracil DNA glycosylase superfamily protein, whose amino-acid sequence MPELTELYAQIAACDRCILAKGREHTVPGEGPVGAQIMFIGEAPGFHENRLGRPFVGAAGHFLDELLASVGMKRSDVYICNVVKCRPPNNREPMPNEIEACRPFLDQQIELVKPKLIVTLGRYSMARFLPRASISKVHGIPTRIGDLVVLPMFHPAAALHQPKYREDIEQDFGRIPSILAQKDTPSASDPVLHAEQLSLF is encoded by the coding sequence TTGCCCGAGCTCACCGAATTGTATGCCCAGATTGCCGCCTGCGACAGATGCATCCTCGCCAAGGGGCGCGAACACACCGTCCCAGGAGAAGGGCCGGTGGGTGCGCAGATCATGTTCATCGGCGAGGCGCCGGGTTTCCATGAGAACCGTCTGGGGCGCCCTTTTGTTGGTGCAGCGGGCCATTTTCTGGACGAGTTGCTGGCCTCCGTGGGTATGAAACGCAGCGACGTGTACATCTGCAACGTGGTCAAGTGCCGGCCCCCGAACAACCGCGAGCCTATGCCCAATGAGATAGAGGCCTGCCGGCCCTTTCTGGACCAACAGATAGAGCTGGTCAAGCCGAAACTGATCGTCACCCTGGGCCGCTATTCGATGGCCAGGTTCCTGCCCCGGGCCAGCATTTCCAAGGTACATGGCATACCTACTCGAATCGGTGACCTGGTCGTGCTGCCGATGTTTCACCCTGCGGCGGCATTGCACCAACCCAAGTACCGCGAGGACATCGAGCAGGACTTTGGCCGCATTCCGTCGATTCTGGCTCAGAAGGATACTCCTTCGGCCAGCGATCCGGTGTTGCATGCGGAGCAGCTCAGTCTGTTCTAG
- the cspA_2 gene encoding Cold shock protein CspA, with protein sequence MAEKTQGTVKWFSRVKGYGFIQPDGGTEDVFVHYSAIIGDGFRNLEQGQRVEFTVEDSPKGPQAAEVTKLD encoded by the coding sequence ATGGCAGAGAAGACTCAGGGTACGGTCAAGTGGTTCAGTCGGGTGAAAGGATACGGATTCATCCAGCCAGACGGTGGCACTGAGGATGTGTTCGTCCATTACTCGGCCATTATCGGCGATGGATTCCGCAACCTGGAGCAGGGGCAGCGCGTCGAGTTCACCGTGGAGGACAGCCCCAAAGGCCCGCAGGCGGCCGAGGTCACCAAGCTGGACTAG
- the trpS gene encoding Tryptophan--tRNA ligase has protein sequence MKGRVFSGARPTGRQHLGNYLGAIKNYVALQEDYSCVYCVVDLHALTTLRDTHLLKQNTYDMVLDWLAAGMDPRRSIIFVQSHVPQVTELHTILSMVTPMGWLARLPTFKEKVRQQPDNVNYGLLGYPVLMAADITLYRADVVPVGEDQLAHLEFTREIVRRFNFQFGDTLIEPQAKLTETPRIMGTDGANKMSKSLDNHIELAATPDEIRKRVMGMVTDPARRFKSDPGHPEICNVQALHRIFASDPAVIPQIEADCRKACIGCVQHKKMFAEELIKALEPLRVRREEFARHPDEVWAILADGAQRARALANETMTDVRKKVGLP, from the coding sequence ATGAAGGGCAGAGTATTCTCCGGCGCTCGGCCTACCGGGCGGCAGCATCTGGGTAATTATCTTGGTGCAATCAAGAACTATGTGGCGCTGCAAGAGGACTATAGCTGCGTCTACTGCGTGGTGGACCTGCATGCCTTGACCACGCTGCGCGACACGCACCTCCTGAAGCAGAACACCTATGACATGGTGCTGGACTGGCTCGCCGCCGGGATGGACCCCCGGCGCAGCATCATCTTTGTGCAGTCACACGTGCCTCAGGTCACCGAGCTGCATACCATTCTGTCGATGGTGACCCCGATGGGCTGGCTGGCCCGCCTGCCCACCTTTAAGGAAAAAGTGCGGCAGCAGCCAGATAACGTCAACTACGGCCTGCTGGGCTATCCGGTGCTCATGGCGGCCGACATTACCCTCTACCGGGCTGATGTTGTGCCCGTGGGTGAGGATCAACTGGCGCACCTCGAGTTCACCCGGGAGATCGTGCGGCGCTTTAACTTTCAGTTTGGCGACACGTTGATAGAACCGCAGGCCAAGCTGACTGAAACACCGCGCATTATGGGCACCGACGGTGCTAACAAGATGAGCAAGTCGCTGGATAACCACATCGAGCTGGCAGCGACTCCGGATGAGATCCGCAAGCGCGTGATGGGCATGGTCACGGACCCGGCCCGCCGCTTCAAGTCAGATCCCGGCCACCCCGAGATCTGCAACGTGCAGGCTTTGCACAGGATCTTTGCCTCCGACCCGGCAGTCATTCCGCAGATCGAAGCGGACTGTCGTAAGGCGTGCATCGGCTGTGTGCAGCACAAGAAGATGTTTGCTGAGGAGCTGATCAAGGCCCTCGAACCGTTGCGTGTGCGGCGTGAAGAGTTCGCGCGCCATCCCGACGAGGTCTGGGCGATTCTGGCCGACGGCGCTCAGAGAGCGCGGGCGCTGGCCAATGAGACGATGACGGATGTCAGAAAAAAGGTCGGGCTGCCCTGA
- the hom gene encoding Homoserine dehydrogenase, which produces MKISRVALVGVGNIGRGFLRILADKGPWLTQHHGIQFRVVAAVDSSGAAMSSDGLDLRELLQRKELHQGVAALQRYGHPGLSALEALPQSGADLLVELSPTSLKHGEPGLSVIAWALENGLDVVTANKGPLVLAYPRLTGLAASHGRQLLFSGAVAGGLPTVNIGRRDLIAAHIQRVEGIFNTTTNYILCRMQESGLTFDEALCEAQKAGVAEADPTLDVDGWDATNKLIIVANSVLGMPATLQDVSVQGIRGITREQLLAASQQGKAIKLLATAKPAGDSYRLTVQPTELPLDHPLARLSRWQMGVVYTSDINGTIIAIIEEEGTLATAGAVVRDAVNVVLGRP; this is translated from the coding sequence ATGAAGATATCTAGAGTAGCTCTGGTGGGCGTCGGCAACATCGGACGTGGGTTCTTGCGCATCCTTGCTGACAAGGGCCCCTGGTTGACCCAGCATCACGGAATCCAGTTCAGGGTTGTTGCGGCGGTCGATTCGTCGGGGGCAGCGATGAGCAGCGATGGATTGGATCTCCGCGAATTGTTGCAGCGCAAGGAGTTGCACCAGGGTGTTGCTGCCCTGCAGCGATATGGCCATCCTGGCCTGTCGGCGCTCGAGGCCTTGCCTCAGAGCGGAGCGGATCTGCTGGTCGAACTTTCGCCGACTAGTCTGAAACACGGCGAGCCTGGTCTATCGGTGATCGCCTGGGCACTGGAGAACGGTCTCGATGTAGTAACCGCCAACAAAGGCCCTTTGGTTCTGGCCTATCCCAGACTTACGGGCCTCGCGGCCTCCCACGGCAGGCAGCTCTTGTTCAGCGGCGCTGTAGCCGGAGGTCTGCCCACGGTGAACATAGGTCGCCGCGACCTGATTGCCGCGCACATTCAGCGGGTTGAGGGCATCTTTAACACCACCACCAACTATATCCTCTGCCGCATGCAGGAGAGTGGTCTGACCTTTGATGAGGCTCTGTGTGAGGCGCAGAAGGCTGGAGTAGCGGAAGCAGACCCAACCCTGGATGTGGATGGCTGGGACGCGACGAACAAGCTGATCATCGTTGCCAACAGCGTGCTCGGCATGCCGGCGACGCTCCAGGATGTCTCGGTGCAGGGCATCAGAGGCATCACCCGCGAGCAGCTTCTGGCCGCCTCACAGCAGGGTAAGGCCATCAAACTGCTCGCTACGGCCAAGCCAGCCGGCGATAGCTACAGGCTAACAGTTCAGCCCACCGAGCTGCCCCTGGACCATCCCCTGGCGCGGCTCAGCCGGTGGCAGATGGGCGTGGTCTACACGAGCGATATCAATGGGACCATCATTGCCATCATCGAGGAAGAGGGCACTCTGGCCACCGCTGGCGCCGTGGTCAGGGATGCGGTCAACGTCGTGCTTGGCCGCCCCTAG